In a single window of the Candidatus Desulfatibia profunda genome:
- the radC gene encoding DNA repair protein RadC: MSGSKKHKGEGHRQRLREKFLASGLSGFHDYEVIELLLTLATPQKDCKTAAKAALQRFKTLPGVLEASTKELCEVKGIGPKNLLGIKLIKAVGDRYLKQKLIEKDPLNNSKELFDYLYHSIRDKNRECFNVIFLDAKNRVISTETLFEGTLTASSVYPREIVIAALNRNAAALIFAHNHPSGDPQPSPEDVAITHRLVFACRVVGITVHEHLIIGKNRYFSFADQGYIARMNHEYEMQNKNA, encoded by the coding sequence ATGTCAGGGAGTAAAAAACATAAAGGGGAAGGCCACCGGCAACGGCTGCGGGAAAAATTTCTTGCATCAGGCTTGTCGGGATTTCATGACTATGAAGTGATTGAACTCCTCTTGACGCTGGCTACACCGCAAAAAGACTGCAAAACTGCCGCCAAAGCCGCCTTGCAACGCTTCAAGACGCTGCCGGGCGTGCTTGAAGCTTCCACCAAGGAGCTTTGCGAAGTTAAGGGAATCGGGCCTAAAAACCTGCTGGGCATCAAGCTGATTAAAGCTGTCGGGGATCGGTATCTAAAGCAAAAATTAATCGAGAAAGATCCCTTGAACAACTCAAAAGAGCTCTTCGATTACCTTTACCACAGCATCAGAGACAAGAACCGTGAGTGCTTTAATGTTATTTTTCTGGATGCCAAAAACCGGGTTATTTCAACCGAAACGCTCTTTGAAGGAACGCTAACCGCGAGTTCTGTTTATCCGCGGGAGATCGTCATTGCAGCGCTTAATCGCAATGCTGCAGCCCTGATTTTTGCCCATAACCATCCTTCAGGCGACCCCCAGCCATCCCCGGAAGATGTCGCCATTACGCACCGGCTTGTTTTTGCATGCAGGGTGGTGGGCATTACGGTCCACGAGCATCTGATTATCGGAAAAAACAGGTATTTCAGTTTTGCGGATCAAGGTTATATCGCCCGGATGAATCATGAGTATGAAATGCAGAATAAAAACGCATAG